Proteins from a genomic interval of Cyprinus carpio isolate SPL01 chromosome A21, ASM1834038v1, whole genome shotgun sequence:
- the arl3l1 gene encoding ADP ribosylation factor like GTPase 3, like 1: protein MGEVQKGLFSVIEKLKGTTEQELRIVLLGLDNAGKTTLLKQLASEDVNTITPTQGFNIKSVTCDAMKLNVWDIGGQRKIRPFWKKYLENTDLLIYVIDSADKKRFEETGIELSELIDEENLKGVPLLIFANKQDLATASPANEIAEGLNLHTYRDREWQIQACSAISGEGVQDGMNWISNNIVNKKK from the exons ATGGGAGAAGTCCAAAAG GGTTTGTTTTCAGTCATTGAGAAGCTAAAAGGCACTACAGAGCAAGAGCTGCGGATAGTCCTTCTTGGCCTTGATAATGCTGGAAAAACCACTTTGTTAAAACAACTCGCCTCGGAAGATGTGAACACCATCACTCCAACTCAG GGTTTCAACATTAAAAGTGTGACCTGTGATGCCATGAAGCTGAATGTGTGGGACATTGGAGGACAGAGGAAGATTCGCCCATTCTGGAAGAAGTACCTGGAGAACACAGATTTATTG ATTTATGTGATTGACAGTGCAGACAAAAAGAGATTTGAAGAAACA GGCATA GAGCTCTCAGAGCTCATCGATGAAGAGAACCTGAAGGGTGTGCCATTGCTCATCTTTGCCAATAAACAGGACCTGGCCACAGCCTCTCCGGCCAATGAGATTGCCGAAGGCCTCAACCTGCACACATACCGGGACAGAGAGTGGCAGATCCAGGCCTGTTCTGCCATATCTGGGGAGGGTgtacag gatggCATGAACTGGATCAGTAACAATattgtaaataagaaaaaatga
- the LOC109105768 gene encoding LOW QUALITY PROTEIN: myozenin-3 (The sequence of the model RefSeq protein was modified relative to this genomic sequence to represent the inferred CDS: substituted 1 base at 1 genomic stop codon), with protein MPVPYTDIPKKEQRXLCSDTDGACLNLGKKISVPQDLMMEELNLMSNRGSIMFHERLKRVERFTLENISKKQLNVRHHTVFTGSGPSSNMNREIIKKVKFIIGEMKSIVPDPKSEHLEETLQGQNAMQGEKGSDCFTSEIYIKHPGKNSLVTTLKHTVAKKGIPSVLAPGYGGPLKEVPPEKFNVTVIPKSYQSPWEEKPIDNETMLASISTHPPDTPQKHTTQKQKLQNIHITTKTYTLTHISINHRAPTPFGGTAGTVRTLPLPGFEMLQAHTEPHLTWDRMCHRPNFNLNQQVRCIHYSSENPEHSS; from the exons ATGCCTGTGCCATACACTGACATACCCAAGAAAGAGCAACGGTAGCTGTGCTCGGACACAGATGGAG CATGTTTGAACCTGGGGAAGAAGATCAGTGTTCCTCAGGATCTGATGATGGAGGAGCTCAATTTGATGTCCAATAGAGGATCTATAATGTTCCACGAGAGACTCAAAAGAGTGGAGAGGTTCACCTTAGAGAACATATCAAAGAAACAACTCAATGTAAGACATCATACTGTGTTCACCgg AAGTGGTCCAAGTTCAAACATGAACAGAGAGATTATCAAGAAGGTAAAGTTTATAATTGGAGAGATGAAGTCCATTGTACCAGACCCAAAGAGTGAG CACTTAGAGGAAACACTTCAAGGCCAGAATGCCATGCAAGGAGAGAAAGGAAGTGATTGCTTCACCTCTGAAATCTACATCAAACATCCTGGAAAGAACAGCCTAGTCACCACACTAAAGCACACGGTTGCTAAGAAAGGAATCCCAAGTGTGCTTGCACCTG GTTATGGGGGGCCTCTAAAAGAGGTTCCTCCAGAAAAGTTCAATGTCACTGTGATCCCAAAGTCTTACCAATCACCCTGGGAGGAAAAACCCATTGACAATGAGACGATGTTGGCTAGCATCAGCACCCATCCCCCAGacacaccacaaaaacacaccacacaaaaacaaaaactccaaAACATACAcatcacaacaaaaacatacaccCTCACCCATATtagcattaa TCACAGAGCTCCTACGCCGTTTGGTGGGACAGCAGGCACTGTGAGGACTCTGCCGCTGCCTGGCTTTGAGATGCTGCAGGCTCACACAGAGCCACACCTGACCTGGGACAGGATGTGCCATCGGCCCAATTTCAATCTTAATCAACAAGTACGCTGCATACACTACTCATCAGAGAATCCAGAACACTCAAGCTAG
- the rbm22 gene encoding pre-mRNA-splicing factor RBM22: MATSLGSNTYNRQNWEDSDFPILCQTCLGENPYIRMTKEKFGKECKICERIFFVLRFCTGVFFCFYISYVCQTCSKMKNVCQTCLLDLEYGLPIQVRDTGLSVKDEVPRSDVNKEYYTQNMEREIANSDGTRPVGLLGKAPSSSDMLLKLARTTPYYKRNRPHICSFWVKGECKRGEECPYRHEKPTDPDDPLADQNIKDRFYGINDPVADKLLNRATTMPRLDIPEDKSITTLYIGGLGEDVTDSELRNHFYQFGEIRTITIVQRQQCAFIQFATRQAAETAAEKSFNKLIINGRRLNVKWGRLVSNRARKKENDGVTESGIRLEPVPGLPGGLPPPPLSDEDASTNYFNLAPTNSPVVMNLGLPPPPGVAMPPPPGFGPPMFHTMDPMAPPMPPPMAMRPPGQVHYPSQDPQRMGAHASRHGGP, translated from the exons ATGGCGACGTCTTTAGGATCTAACACTTACAACAGACAAAACTGGGAAGATTCG gaTTTTCCCATTCTCTGTCAAACATGCTTGGGAGAAAACCCTTACATCCGGATG ACCAAAGAGAAATTTGGCAAGGAGTGCAAG ATATGTGAACGTATATTTTTTGTGTTACGTTTTTGTACTggggtatttttttgtttttatatttcatatgtgTGTCAGACCTGCAGTAAAATGAAGAATGTCTGTCAAACCTGCCTTCTGGATCTGGAATATG GTTTGCCCATTCAGGTTCGTGACACTGGGCTGTCTGTTAAAGATGAAGTACCGAGATCAGACGTGAATAAGGAATATTACACTCAGAATATGGAGAGAGAG ATCGCTAACTCTGATGGCACGAGACCCGTGGGGCTGCTTGGGAAGGCACCGAGCAGCAGCGATATGCTGCTGAAACTGGCTCGTACCACACCGTATTACAAGAGGAACAGACCACACATCTGTTCCTTCTGGGTGAAGGGAGAGTGCAAGAGAGGGGAAGAGTGTCCATACAG GCATGAGAAGCCCACGGATCCAGATGACCCGTTGGCTGATCAGAACATTAAGGACCGTTTCTATGGCATTAATGATCCTGTGGCTGACAAACTCCTGAATCGGGCAACCACCATGCCCAGACTGGACATACCAGAGGACAAGTCTATCACCACACTCTATATCGGAGGGCTGGGAGAAGATGTTACAGACTCTGAGCTCAG GAATCACTTCTACCAGTTTGGGGAGATTCGTACCATCACCATTGTTCAAAGGCAGCAGTGTGCTTTCATCCAGTTTGCTACACGGCAGGCTGCAGAGACGGCTGCAGAGAAGTCTTTTAATAAACTCATCATTAATGGACGTCGACTTAATGTTAAATGGGGCAGGTTGGTGTCTAATCGTGcaagaaaaaa AGAGAATGATGGGGTGACGGAGAGTGGAATCAGGCTGGAGCCGGTGCCTGGCCTCCCTGGTGG TTTGCCCCCACCCCCTCTGTCTGATGAAGATGCCTCCACCAACTACTTCAACCTGGCTCCCACCAACTCCCCTGTTGTCATGAACCTGGGACTTCCTCCTCCACCTGGGGTTGCCATGCCACCACCACCTG GTTTTGGTCCTCCTATGTTCCACACCATGGACCCCATGGCCCCGCCGATGCCCCCTCCAATGGCCATGAGGCCCCCCGGACAGGTCCACTACCCATCCCAGGATCCTCAGCGGATGGGCGCCCATGCAAGTCGCCATGGAGGCCCTTAG